The stretch of DNA GCTAATGGAACAAACAGTACTACCAATACTACTACTGCCGAAAGCAGTCAATTACAAATCATTGTAACAGGTGGTCAAGTACCAATCACCAACAGTTCTTTGACCCACACAAACTACACCAGATTATTCAACAGTTCTTCTGCTTTGAACATTACCGAATTGTACAATGTTGCCCGTGTTGTTAACGAAACGATCCAAGATAAGTCATCCGCCGGTGCCGTTGTTGTTGCCAACGCCAAATCTTTGGAAGCTGTCtcattcttcttctctatCATTTTTGACACCGAAAAGCCTATTGTTGTCACTGAAGATTCCGCTTATGCCATTCCAGTCGCTAACAATAAGAACGCTACCAAACGTGGTGTCTTGTCCGTCACTTCTGACAAATTAGTGTACTCCGGTGTCTTCACTCCACCTACTGCTTGTTCTTACGGTGCTGGTTTGCCTGTTGCTATCGTTGATGACCAAGACGAAGTTAAATGGTTCTTCGATGCTTCTAAGCCAACTTTAATCTCTTCTGACTCGATTATCAGAAAGGAATACAGTAACTTCACTACTCCTTATGGTCTATTAGAAAACGGTGTTCCAATTGTTCCAATTGTCTATGACGGTGGTTACTCTTCCAGTTTGATTGACTCCTTGAGTTCTGCCGTTCAAGGTTTGGTTGTTGTTTCTTCTGGTTCTACCAACTCAACCTCATCTACTATTGAAAGCACTGAAATCCCAGTCGTATATGCTCAAGCTAACACTCCATTAAACTTTATTGACAACAAAGATGTTCCAAAGAACGCTGTGGGTGCTGGTTACCTATCCCCAATTAAGGCCCAAATCTTGTTGTCCATTGCTGCCGTTAATGGTGTCACCTCCAAGTCCGCTCTGGAAAGCATTTTCCCATGAACTGATAGATATTAAATCTAGCGAAGCATAgagattctttttttaccaGTCATCATAACCattattttacaaaatttccACGCAACagcttttattttcgttCGTAATAGGAACCATACTTCCCATTAAAGCAGTATGATTGTTTTATACACctttttattgttatttaaGACATACCCCAAATAATTAATTAATTAATTGATGAAAGAATCATATAAATTCTTGGCcatacatatttttttattatcttttgcTACATTGACCATAGGTGAATATCTTCCCGGGGTGACACTCCACTGAAgtgggaaaaaaagaaaagttttaaaACATTGCTCACCTTAAGTCTCGAAGGTCTAGCATTCACTACCTGTAAGTGTCAAGACCCCACATGTATACATGGATacaataaagaaacaatgTCCGTATAATTTGTATACATTTTACTACAGATAAGGGATCTCACCCCCTTCTTTTGTGTCTAAGTGAAATCTTCTGATATATTTAGTGTTTTATAGCGTCCATGTTTTAAACTAGAACGGCAAAATAGTAGTTGTTGTAAACGCTTATTTTCGAGACATCAGGTAA from Saccharomyces cerevisiae S288C chromosome XIV, complete sequence encodes:
- the YGP1 gene encoding Ygp1p (Cell wall-related secretory glycoprotein; induced by nutrient deprivation-associated growth arrest and upon entry into stationary phase; may be involved in adaptation prior to stationary phase entry; protein demonstrates amyloid properties in vivo; YGP1 has a paralog, SPS100, that arose from the whole genome duplication), with the translated sequence MKFQVVLSALLACSSAVVASPIENLFKYRAVKASHSKNINSTLPAWNGSNSSNVTYANGTNSTTNTTTAESSQLQIIVTGGQVPITNSSLTHTNYTRLFNSSSALNITELYNVARVVNETIQDKSSAGAVVVANAKSLEAVSFFFSIIFDTEKPIVVTEDSAYAIPVANNKNATKRGVLSVTSDKLVYSGVFTPPTACSYGAGLPVAIVDDQDEVKWFFDASKPTLISSDSIIRKEYSNFTTPYGLLENGVPIVPIVYDGGYSSSLIDSLSSAVQGLVVVSSGSTNSTSSTIESTEIPVVYAQANTPLNFIDNKDVPKNAVGAGYLSPIKAQILLSIAAVNGVTSKSALESIFP